The proteins below are encoded in one region of Geomonas ferrireducens:
- a CDS encoding substrate-binding domain-containing protein, giving the protein MKALMIAFAVISTLCLADVEAFCAEPLKFGVAAMISPQETVKYYDQIIDYVGKKLGRPVEMVQKRTYEETDRLLESGELKLAFVCSGPYVMDKEKFGVELLVAPQSYGEPFYYAYIITHRSSKIRNLAGLKGKSFAFTDPKSNTGKLAPTYMIGKSFNLPPEKFFSKIIYTRTHDKAIEAVAKKIVAGASVDSLIYNYAASKNPRFTSQTKVIAKSPRYGIPPIVTRGDLDPVLKARLRNIFLTMHEDPEGREILAGIKVDRFVVPKDADYDSVREMERWLRKNMK; this is encoded by the coding sequence ATGAAAGCACTTATGATTGCCTTCGCTGTCATCTCCACTCTCTGTCTTGCCGACGTTGAAGCGTTTTGCGCCGAACCTTTGAAGTTCGGCGTCGCCGCGATGATTTCTCCGCAGGAGACGGTCAAGTATTACGACCAGATCATCGACTACGTCGGAAAGAAACTGGGGCGGCCAGTCGAGATGGTGCAAAAACGCACCTACGAAGAGACCGACCGGCTGCTGGAAAGCGGGGAGCTGAAACTCGCCTTTGTCTGCTCCGGACCTTACGTGATGGACAAGGAGAAGTTCGGCGTCGAGCTCCTCGTGGCGCCCCAGTCCTACGGAGAACCCTTCTACTACGCCTACATCATCACCCATCGCAGCAGCAAGATCAGGAACCTGGCGGGGCTTAAAGGAAAGAGCTTCGCGTTCACCGATCCCAAATCGAATACGGGCAAGCTCGCCCCGACGTACATGATCGGCAAGAGCTTCAATCTCCCTCCGGAGAAGTTCTTCAGCAAAATCATCTACACGAGAACGCATGACAAGGCGATCGAAGCGGTGGCAAAAAAGATCGTCGCCGGGGCGAGTGTGGACAGCCTGATCTACAACTACGCCGCCAGCAAGAATCCCCGTTTCACAAGCCAGACGAAGGTCATCGCCAAGTCGCCCCGCTACGGCATCCCTCCCATAGTCACCCGCGGCGATCTCGATCCGGTGCTGAAAGCGCGCCTCAGAAACATCTTCCTGACCATGCACGAGGACCCCGAAGGTAGGGAGATTCTCGCCGGGATAAAGGTGGACCGGTTCGTAGTCCCTAAAGATGCGGATTACGACTCGGTTCGTGAGATGGAAAGATGGCTTAGAAAGAACATGAAGTAG
- a CDS encoding vWA domain-containing protein — protein MSPGTLQNAVVRLLKERPFYGHFLLNLRREEMPLKGKAAGVTIRNGTPTLAVDPGPFGLLAASEQQALLEHLVKHLLHLHMLRGKGKNAHDWDLCCDLAINPDTPGLPEGAIYPAQFDLPDGLAAEEYYAKLVRPFDIGNLSGSGFGDEAQDVQGASGAGKDPAAAATVDDHAVWSDADSTPLPLAEEMLRSVTRESLRGSDGEAPAELRAVVDALLRPSPIPWRQVLRQFVATAGRIGKTSTWMREHRRFEHDTPGTKKRRRLNLLVAIDVSDSTDIVELREAFARELLQIARGRDAAIIVLYANSRIQRVEAFKGSAFVPERYDGGGFTDLRPVFEYAKAMHPLPAAVIYLTDGIGPVPEQMELPTLWVLTAEGEKPAPWGIEMRLEV, from the coding sequence GTGTCCCCCGGCACCCTGCAAAACGCCGTGGTGCGCCTTTTGAAGGAGCGCCCTTTCTACGGCCACTTCCTTTTGAACCTGCGCCGCGAGGAGATGCCGCTCAAGGGGAAGGCCGCCGGCGTCACCATAAGAAACGGCACCCCTACCCTTGCCGTCGATCCCGGCCCCTTCGGGCTTCTCGCCGCCTCGGAGCAGCAGGCGCTTTTGGAGCACCTCGTGAAGCACCTTTTGCACCTGCACATGCTGCGCGGCAAAGGTAAGAACGCCCACGACTGGGACCTCTGCTGCGATCTTGCCATAAACCCGGATACCCCGGGGCTCCCCGAAGGGGCGATCTATCCCGCCCAGTTCGATCTCCCGGACGGGCTAGCCGCCGAGGAGTACTACGCGAAACTGGTGCGCCCTTTCGACATCGGCAACCTCTCCGGCAGCGGCTTCGGCGACGAGGCCCAGGACGTCCAAGGGGCAAGCGGCGCGGGGAAGGACCCCGCCGCAGCCGCGACCGTCGACGACCACGCCGTCTGGAGCGACGCCGACAGCACGCCGCTGCCGCTTGCCGAGGAGATGCTGCGCTCCGTGACGCGCGAGAGCCTGCGCGGCAGCGACGGCGAGGCGCCCGCCGAGCTGCGCGCCGTGGTGGACGCCCTCCTGCGCCCATCCCCCATCCCCTGGCGCCAGGTGCTCAGGCAGTTCGTCGCCACCGCCGGAAGGATCGGCAAGACAAGTACCTGGATGCGCGAACACCGGCGCTTCGAGCACGACACCCCGGGGACGAAGAAGCGGCGCCGCCTGAACCTGCTGGTCGCTATCGACGTGAGCGACTCCACCGACATCGTCGAGCTGCGCGAGGCGTTCGCCCGCGAACTTTTGCAGATCGCCCGCGGCCGCGACGCCGCGATCATCGTACTCTACGCGAACAGCCGCATCCAGCGTGTCGAGGCGTTCAAAGGGAGCGCCTTCGTCCCTGAGCGCTACGACGGCGGCGGGTTCACCGACTTAAGGCCCGTTTTCGAGTACGCGAAGGCCATGCATCCCCTGCCGGCCGCGGTGATCTACCTCACCGACGGCATCGGCCCCGTCCCGGAGCAGATGGAACTGCCGACCCTGTGGGTACTCACCGCGGAGGGGGAGAAGCCTGCCCCCTGGGGTATCGAAATGAGACTGGAGGTTTAA
- a CDS encoding YtxH domain-containing protein — translation MGHKECEGGGMASLVIGGLIGAGLALLLAPQTGKKTRKYLASLAEDMSEKANDTVSEFAETVSDFVEKATDRAAEFMKEKETLTKESKKMLLAALERAQEKLEEQRKRLEDSI, via the coding sequence ATGGGACACAAGGAGTGCGAAGGAGGGGGGATGGCGAGTCTGGTGATCGGCGGCCTGATCGGCGCCGGGCTCGCGCTTTTACTGGCGCCGCAGACTGGGAAGAAGACGCGGAAGTACCTGGCCTCGCTGGCGGAGGATATGAGCGAGAAGGCCAACGACACGGTGAGCGAGTTCGCTGAAACCGTTTCCGATTTCGTGGAGAAGGCGACCGACCGTGCCGCCGAGTTCATGAAGGAGAAGGAGACCCTCACTAAAGAGTCGAAGAAGATGCTTCTCGCCGCTCTGGAAAGGGCGCAGGAGAAACTGGAAGAACAGAGAAAGAGGCTTGAGGATAGCATCTAG
- a CDS encoding ferredoxin — MAKEPWVDQDVCISCGLCTDNVPEVFRFADNGKAEAYDPVGASEDAIQRDAIDVCPVSCIHWR; from the coding sequence ATGGCAAAAGAACCCTGGGTCGATCAAGACGTCTGCATCAGCTGCGGGCTTTGCACGGACAACGTGCCGGAAGTATTCCGCTTTGCCGACAACGGCAAGGCCGAGGCATACGATCCGGTCGGCGCTTCTGAGGACGCCATTCAGCGCGATGCGATCGACGTTTGCCCGGTTAGCTGCATCCACTGGCGGTGA
- a CDS encoding L,D-transpeptidase, which translates to MATLLRTILLLSIFLMSATTAPAAQKVKSLCEISYPSDSRIPWSCRKLTSKDTPQGLFGALWRDVLRFNRMDRRHFLGGVSIKVPKNLAQVKNFNPMPLTYPAAAKEPKFILVDQTEMFLGAYEYGNLRFSSPIALGIEGMMVPNGTFRVDAADRHHQSNLYPVEEIGRPYPMHYGLRFWVDKSKDEEPSYWIHGRDLPGYPASHGCIGLYDEEMQYDYYRKHDRKVNGKNYHELTRPFLEDAKALYVWAVDQRSDPGKFHKVKNGPLVVITGRPPHTPKK; encoded by the coding sequence ATGGCTACCCTGCTTCGGACGATACTCCTGCTCTCCATTTTCCTCATGTCGGCAACGACGGCGCCGGCAGCGCAGAAGGTGAAGTCTCTTTGCGAGATCAGCTACCCGAGCGACTCCCGCATACCGTGGAGTTGCCGGAAGCTCACGTCCAAGGATACGCCGCAGGGGCTTTTCGGTGCTCTGTGGCGCGACGTGCTCCGCTTCAACCGGATGGACCGGCGCCACTTCTTAGGCGGAGTCTCGATTAAGGTCCCGAAGAACCTCGCGCAGGTGAAGAACTTCAACCCCATGCCGCTCACCTATCCCGCAGCCGCCAAGGAGCCCAAGTTCATCCTGGTGGATCAGACCGAGATGTTCCTGGGCGCCTACGAGTACGGGAATCTACGCTTTTCCTCCCCCATCGCCCTCGGCATCGAAGGGATGATGGTCCCCAACGGCACCTTCCGCGTCGACGCAGCGGACCGCCACCACCAGTCGAACCTGTACCCGGTGGAGGAGATCGGCCGCCCCTACCCCATGCACTACGGGCTCAGGTTCTGGGTGGACAAGAGCAAGGACGAGGAGCCCTCCTACTGGATCCACGGCCGCGACCTCCCCGGCTACCCCGCCTCCCACGGCTGCATCGGGCTCTACGACGAGGAGATGCAGTACGACTACTACCGCAAACACGACCGCAAGGTGAACGGAAAGAACTACCACGAGCTCACCCGCCCCTTCCTCGAGGACGCCAAGGCCCTGTACGTTTGGGCCGTCGATCAGCGCAGCGACCCCGGAAAATTCCACAAGGTAAAAAACGGCCCGCTGGTGGTGATCACCGGCCGGCCGCCGCACACGCCGAAGAAGTAG
- a CDS encoding cytochrome b/b6 domain-containing protein, protein MSLYDIPESEIRIELEDPVPFGRRKRRELLIAAALGAPFGTDDPVDLALLSAASKKEDLRHYEQLAFTPLEPRLARSVARVRRVDSGEEALIARGEVDGILYLCHPDEATRYRAEMQAEMRMTHGFRALGIGRGSVAPDGSERWDFLGYIPVRATRRKSRRIEEPAEFRYVPVWDWQLRVLHWFSVFLILVLSATGLLMGSGRLVYGGAEGFTNYLSWLRLVHFVAGWLLLCAAILRIAGLFLASNQFQRWYALFPVRMRDLKNLVQVALNYLFCRFDRPPHYIGHNPLQQVAYTAIFGVGLLALFTGFALYALYDPGNIVFRYFVMFDDLVGVQYVRLVHQFVMWIFLAFIPIHVYLSVRADTVEREGALSSIVSGGRWCRKGTHFEDA, encoded by the coding sequence ATGAGTCTCTACGACATACCTGAATCCGAGATACGGATCGAGCTCGAGGACCCGGTACCCTTTGGCAGGAGGAAGAGACGGGAACTCCTCATCGCCGCGGCGCTTGGCGCCCCTTTCGGGACCGACGATCCGGTCGACCTAGCCCTTTTGAGCGCGGCTTCGAAGAAGGAGGACCTGCGCCACTACGAGCAGCTCGCCTTCACCCCGCTGGAGCCGAGACTTGCCAGGAGCGTCGCGCGGGTGCGCCGCGTCGATAGCGGCGAGGAGGCGCTCATCGCCCGCGGCGAGGTAGACGGCATCCTCTACCTCTGCCACCCGGACGAGGCGACGCGCTACCGCGCGGAGATGCAGGCGGAGATGCGCATGACCCACGGCTTCCGTGCCCTCGGCATCGGCAGGGGGAGCGTCGCTCCGGACGGGTCGGAACGCTGGGATTTCCTGGGGTACATCCCGGTGCGCGCCACCCGGCGCAAGAGCAGGCGCATCGAGGAGCCCGCCGAATTCCGTTACGTCCCGGTGTGGGACTGGCAACTGCGCGTGCTGCACTGGTTCTCCGTTTTTCTCATCCTGGTCCTCTCCGCGACCGGACTTTTAATGGGAAGCGGCCGCCTCGTCTACGGCGGGGCGGAGGGGTTCACCAACTACTTAAGCTGGCTGAGGCTCGTGCACTTCGTTGCCGGCTGGCTTCTTCTGTGCGCCGCCATCCTGCGCATCGCCGGTCTCTTCCTCGCCTCCAACCAGTTCCAGCGCTGGTACGCCCTCTTCCCGGTGCGCATGCGCGACCTAAAGAACCTGGTGCAGGTGGCGCTCAACTACCTTTTCTGCCGCTTCGACCGCCCTCCCCACTACATCGGGCACAACCCGCTGCAGCAGGTAGCCTACACCGCCATCTTCGGGGTGGGGCTCCTGGCGCTTTTCACCGGCTTCGCCCTTTACGCCCTCTACGACCCGGGGAACATCGTCTTCCGCTACTTCGTCATGTTCGACGACCTGGTCGGCGTGCAGTACGTCCGCCTGGTGCATCAGTTCGTCATGTGGATCTTCCTTGCCTTCATCCCGATCCACGTCTACCTCTCGGTGCGTGCCGACACCGTGGAGCGCGAAGGTGCCCTCTCCTCCATCGTGAGCGGCGGGCGCTGGTGCCGCAAGGGAACCCACTTCGAGGATGCCTGA
- a CDS encoding nickel-dependent hydrogenase large subunit: MASERIVIDPITRIEGHLRIELEADNGRIGDAWACATQFRGIERVLQGRDPRDAWAFAQRICGVCTGVHAIASIRAVEDAIKCKIPPCAELIRNLVSGMATLQDHVMHFYHLHALDWVDVMSALKADPAATSRLAASVSPWPNNSATWYAEVQKRVAASAEGGLGIFSGGYWGHPAYRLPPEANLMALAHYLEALSWQRDIIRLHTIFAGKNPHPNYLVGGMGCSINLNNQITVNQVRLDEMAGMIDQAKRFVLEVYYPDVLAIASFYPDYAAIGASSPNLMATGESAWSCSGAPAGGVFPAALLMDGNYGTAHPFDSKRVAEFVSSAWYSQPEGDRQGLHPWQGRTEPRYTGPKPPFKQLSDHPKYTWCKAPRYDGRAVQVGPNARIMVAVAQGHAETVQLAKEGLGKLHAGIEALNSTLGRTYCRALESVILARRMDQWFAQLNERIKSGDTATFNKERWEPSSWPKQAQGMGFMEAARGTLSHWIEIENGRIARYQAVVPSTWNSSGRDPGGQRGPYEEALAGGGKHPLVDAKRPLEVLRTIHSFDPCISCAVHVLVPGGSGVEVKVR, from the coding sequence ATGGCAAGCGAGAGAATCGTCATCGACCCGATCACCCGAATCGAGGGGCATCTTCGTATCGAGTTGGAAGCGGACAACGGGAGGATAGGAGATGCCTGGGCCTGCGCCACCCAGTTCCGCGGCATCGAGCGCGTGCTGCAGGGGCGCGACCCACGTGACGCCTGGGCCTTCGCGCAGCGCATCTGCGGCGTCTGTACCGGGGTGCACGCCATAGCCTCGATCCGCGCCGTCGAGGACGCCATCAAGTGCAAGATCCCCCCGTGCGCCGAATTGATCCGCAACCTCGTCTCCGGGATGGCTACGCTGCAGGACCACGTGATGCACTTCTACCACCTGCACGCCCTCGACTGGGTCGACGTGATGAGCGCGCTGAAGGCCGATCCCGCCGCCACCTCGCGCCTGGCCGCCTCCGTCTCCCCCTGGCCCAACAACTCCGCCACCTGGTACGCCGAGGTGCAAAAGCGCGTGGCGGCCTCCGCGGAAGGCGGCCTCGGCATCTTCTCCGGCGGCTACTGGGGACACCCTGCCTACCGTCTCCCCCCCGAGGCGAACCTCATGGCGCTCGCCCACTACCTGGAGGCGCTCTCCTGGCAGCGCGACATCATCCGCCTGCACACCATCTTCGCCGGGAAGAACCCGCACCCGAACTACCTGGTGGGGGGGATGGGCTGCTCGATCAATTTGAACAACCAGATCACGGTGAACCAGGTGCGCCTCGACGAGATGGCGGGGATGATCGACCAGGCGAAGCGCTTCGTCCTGGAGGTCTACTACCCCGACGTCCTCGCCATCGCCTCCTTCTACCCGGACTACGCCGCCATCGGCGCCTCTTCCCCCAATCTCATGGCGACCGGTGAGAGCGCCTGGTCCTGTTCGGGCGCCCCGGCGGGAGGGGTCTTCCCCGCCGCCCTTCTCATGGACGGCAACTACGGCACGGCCCACCCCTTCGATTCCAAAAGGGTCGCCGAGTTCGTCTCCTCCGCTTGGTACAGCCAGCCCGAGGGGGACCGGCAGGGGCTTCACCCGTGGCAGGGACGCACCGAGCCGCGCTACACCGGTCCGAAGCCCCCCTTCAAGCAGCTCTCCGACCACCCTAAGTACACCTGGTGCAAGGCGCCGCGTTACGACGGCCGCGCCGTGCAGGTAGGCCCGAACGCCCGGATCATGGTGGCCGTGGCGCAGGGGCACGCCGAGACCGTGCAGCTCGCGAAAGAGGGGCTCGGAAAACTCCACGCCGGCATCGAAGCGCTCAACTCGACTTTAGGGCGCACCTACTGCCGGGCGCTCGAGTCGGTCATCCTCGCCCGGCGTATGGATCAGTGGTTCGCCCAGTTGAACGAAAGGATCAAGTCCGGCGACACGGCCACCTTCAACAAGGAGCGCTGGGAGCCCTCAAGCTGGCCCAAACAGGCACAGGGGATGGGGTTCATGGAGGCGGCGCGCGGCACCCTCTCGCACTGGATCGAGATCGAAAACGGTCGCATCGCGCGCTACCAGGCGGTGGTGCCGAGTACCTGGAACAGCTCCGGCCGCGACCCGGGCGGGCAGCGCGGCCCCTACGAGGAGGCGCTTGCCGGCGGCGGGAAGCATCCGTTGGTGGACGCGAAACGCCCACTCGAGGTGCTGCGCACCATCCATTCTTTTGACCCGTGCATATCCTGCGCGGTGCACGTGCTGGTGCCCGGGGGGAGCGGGGTGGAGGTGAAGGTGCGATGA
- a CDS encoding hydrogenase small subunit, which translates to MNESMDDGWPGGEGFRDYLARRGVTRRDFLSFCGRMAVLFGAASLPGGGRAFAKDVAERLSGAKRPSVIYLQLQECTGCVESLLRSGSSPVDRLILEQISLDYNELLMAPSGTAAEEVLKEAEGRPHLLLVNGSVPLNDDGVYCTIGGDSALNVLKRAAQKASAVIAVGACAEYGCVQAASPNLTGAVGVSDVITDRPVVNISGCPPIAETITATLTYYLAYGHPPPLDGNGRPLFAYGQRIHDKCPRRASFDAGQFADSFDDDNARQGHCLYRLGCKGPATFAPCATVEWNMGQSFPIKAGHPCLGCTERHFYDRMTPFYERLPGFMVPGLGVEATANTIGIAAVAASVGGVAVHSAATVIAKKRAKKAQPETLPLAVLGDTEKREEQDKKT; encoded by the coding sequence ATGAACGAGTCCATGGATGACGGTTGGCCAGGCGGCGAAGGGTTTAGGGATTACCTGGCCCGGCGCGGGGTGACGAGGAGGGATTTTCTCTCTTTTTGCGGCAGGATGGCGGTGCTCTTCGGCGCGGCGTCGCTTCCCGGAGGGGGGCGGGCCTTCGCCAAGGACGTGGCCGAAAGGCTCTCCGGGGCGAAGCGCCCAAGCGTCATCTACCTCCAGCTCCAGGAGTGCACCGGATGCGTCGAGAGCCTGCTTCGATCCGGCAGCAGCCCGGTGGACCGGCTGATCCTGGAGCAGATCTCCCTCGACTACAACGAGCTTCTGATGGCCCCCTCAGGCACCGCCGCGGAAGAGGTGCTGAAGGAGGCCGAGGGAAGGCCCCACCTTCTTCTCGTTAACGGCTCGGTACCGCTCAACGATGACGGCGTCTACTGTACCATCGGCGGCGACTCCGCCTTGAACGTCCTGAAGCGCGCGGCGCAAAAGGCGAGCGCCGTCATCGCGGTCGGCGCGTGTGCCGAGTACGGTTGCGTGCAGGCCGCCTCCCCCAACCTGACCGGCGCCGTCGGCGTCTCCGACGTCATCACCGACCGTCCCGTCGTCAACATCAGCGGCTGTCCCCCCATCGCCGAAACCATCACCGCCACCCTCACCTATTACCTCGCCTACGGTCACCCGCCGCCCCTGGACGGAAACGGCCGCCCCCTCTTCGCCTACGGTCAGCGCATCCACGACAAATGTCCGCGCCGGGCGAGCTTCGACGCCGGCCAGTTCGCCGACAGCTTCGACGACGACAACGCCCGCCAGGGGCACTGCCTGTACCGCCTTGGCTGTAAGGGGCCGGCGACCTTCGCCCCTTGCGCCACGGTCGAGTGGAACATGGGGCAGAGCTTCCCGATCAAGGCCGGGCACCCCTGTCTCGGCTGTACCGAACGCCACTTCTACGACCGCATGACTCCCTTCTACGAGAGGCTCCCCGGCTTCATGGTCCCAGGCCTCGGCGTGGAGGCGACCGCCAACACCATAGGTATCGCCGCCGTCGCCGCCTCGGTAGGTGGCGTCGCCGTCCACTCGGCCGCCACGGTGATCGCTAAAAAACGCGCGAAAAAGGCACAGCCCGAGACGCTCCCCCTCGCTGTCCTAGGCGACACGGAAAAGCGGGAGGAACAGGACAAAAAGACTTAA